In Xiphophorus couchianus chromosome 24, X_couchianus-1.0, whole genome shotgun sequence, a single genomic region encodes these proteins:
- the LOC114141264 gene encoding fidgetin-like, with protein sequence MQWTPEHSQWAEQHFDISSTTRSPAHKAEAYRAVSGHLQRSATYQYAWANDDISALTASNLLKKYAEKYSGILEMPASYSEVPGVPGVMNGRKGESEPWQDGVYPMSCIPEGVSVRKGGVAAASEVVSGICSSPGLASSTLSEPSYSSSSCGSHSATALHSSSMTSQEYGATYSGSYLHSSYSSQSAPAAALPSPLHNSGLLQPPPPPSHPTIVPAYNGGSPNLSSYNYPPAGYPAQSPVGPGYSPGGAPPPSSYLPSGIAAPTPLPPSSALPGYPYQSHNLTPIAPTPLNSSSSNTLKRKAFYMTGQGEMDTSYGNFGYPQARSSTESPMYRVADSSSANGGSNSGGGGGFDRNPEKSSLPFNPQKQSAMPSEQQQRKYGSQATGGPLTPPAYVSSSLGGSRSADSLASFTSPSLSEQGADDHRLHLSHSAPGPTSASSSASSRPAEEQLKTCDPHLLDLVTSEIIQQGPPVDWSDIAGLELAKVMLKEEVLWPILRPDMFSSLGPAPRCMLLFGPRGSGRTLLGRCLASQLGATFLQLSGSTLATKWLADGEEIIRASFLVARCRQPSVLFISEVDMLLSAHVSEESPITRLKGELLTQLDSLLMSSGEDGGNQVLVICSTSRPQDMDEGLRRYFTRRVLVPLPDSAARHQIMNQVLAQSQHKFCLSEEELALLVQHTEGFSGLDLARLCQEALVGLLHVSAQGMDMTGMMPRGQIRPLTYQDIEGVCCKFQASISQKEIDTYTEWNKMFGCSQ encoded by the coding sequence ATGCAGTGGACCCCCGAGCACAGCCAGTGGGCCGAACAGCATTTCGACATCTCCTCTACCACCCGCTCCCCAGCCCACAAGGCTGAGGCCTACAGGGCGGTGTCAGGCCATCTGCAACGGTCCGCCACCTACCAGTACGCCTGGGCCAACGACGACATTTCTGCCCTCACCGCCTCCAACCTGCTCAAGAAGTATGCTGAAAAGTACTCTGGGATCCTTGAGATGCCCGCCTCTTACTCTGAGGTGCCTGGGGTCCCTGGGGTGATGAATGGCCGGAAAGGCGAGTCAGAGCCCTGGCAAGATGGCGTCTACCCCATGAGCTGTATCCCAGAGGGAGTTTCTGTCAGAAAGGGAGGTGTTGCCGCTGCGTCTGAAGTGGTCTCTGGGATCTGCAGCTCCCCAGGCCTGGCTTCCAGCACCCTCAGCGAGCCCAGctactccagcagcagctgtgggAGCCACTCAGCCACGGCTCTCCACTCCTCCTCCATGACGTCTCAGGAATACGGCGCCACGTACAGCGGCTCCTACCTGCACAGTAGTTACAGCTCCCAGTCCGCCCCCGCCGCTGCCCTTCCCTCCCCACTGCACAACTCTGGGCTTTTACAgccccctccacctccttcccACCCCACCATTGTTCCAGCTTACAATGGAGGCTCCCCCAACTTGTCTAGTTATAATTACCCCCCAGCTGGCTACCCAGCTCAGAGCCCAGTTGGACCGGGATACAGCCCTGGAGGAGCACCCCCTCCTTCCTCGTACCTCCCCTCAGGCATCGCCGCCCCTACTCCTCTCCCCCCTTCTTCTGCTTTACCTGGATACCCATACCAGAGCCACAATCTGACCCCAATTGCCCCCACTCCCCTCAACAGCAGTTCCTCCAATACGTTGAAAAGGAAGGCCTTCTATATGACAGGCCAAGGAGAGATGGACACGTCTTACGGGAATTTTGGGTATCCCCAGGCACGGAGCTCAACAGAGAGTCCCATGTACAGGGTGGCAGACAGCAGCAGTGCAAACGGGGGCTCTAACAGTGGGGGCGGGGGTGGCTTCGACAGGAATCCGGAGAAGTCATCCCTACCATTTAATCCTCAGAAACAGTCTGCAATGCcatcagagcagcagcagagaaagtACGGCAGCCAGGCAACAGGTGGGCCACTTACCCCACCAGCCTACGTCTCCTCAAGCCTGGGGGGCTCACGGTCAGCAGACTCTCTTGCCAGCTTCACCTCCCCCTCCCTTAGTGAGCAAGGTGCTGATGATCACCGCCTCCACCTTTCCCACTCAGCACCAGGGCCTACCTCCGCCTCCTCTTCCGCTTCATCCCGCCCTGCCGAGGAGCAATTAAAAACCTGCGACCCTCATCTCCTGGACCTTGTGACCTCAGAAATCATTCAGCAGGGCCCTCCTGTGGACTGGAGTGACATCGCAGGTCTAGAACTGGCCAAAGTTATGTTGAAGGAGGAGGTCCTGTGGCCCATTCTTCGTCCAGACATGTTCAGTAGTTTAGGGCCGGCACCTCGCTGCATGTTGCTGTTTGGCCCGAGGGGCAGCGGCAGGACGTTGCTAGGCCGCTGCCTTGCCAGTCAGCTGGGAGCGACATTTCTGCAGctcagcggctctactctggcCACCAAGTGGCTGGCGGATGGAGAGGAAATTATCCGTGCGTCATTCCTGGTGGCCCGTTGCCGACAGCCATCGGTGCTCTTCATTAGCGAGGTGGACATGCTCCTGTCAGCTCACGTCAGTGAAGAGAGTCCAATCACCCGACTGAAGGGGGAACTACTCACCCAGCTGGACTCTCTCCTTATGAGCTCAGGTGAAGACGGAGGCAACCAAGTCCTAGTCATTTGCTCCACAAGCAGACCTCAAGATATGGATGAAGGCCTCCGGAGGTACTTTACTCGGAGGGTACTAGTGCCCCTACCGGACAGCGCAGCCCGACACCAGATTATGAACCAGGTTCTGGCCCAATCCCAGCACAAGTTCTGCTTAAGCGAGGAGGAGCTGGCACTGCTGGTGCAGCACACCGAGGGTTTCTCTGGACTGGACTTGGCCAGACTCTGCCAGGAGGCCCTTGTAGGTCTCTTACATGTCTCAGCACAAGGCATGGACATGACGGGCATGATGCCCCGGGGGCAGATCAGGCCCCTCACCTACCAGGACATTGAAGGTGTCTGTTGTAAATTCCAAGCAAGTATATCGCAGAAAGAGATTGACACTTACACCGAATGGAACAAAATGTTCGGCTGCAGCCAGTGA